A window of Strigops habroptila isolate Jane chromosome 5, bStrHab1.2.pri, whole genome shotgun sequence contains these coding sequences:
- the GBX2 gene encoding homeobox protein GBX-2: MSAAFQPSLMMMQRPLGSSTAFSIDSLIGSPPPPAPGHFVYTGYPMFMPYRPVVLPPPPPPPPALPQGALQPALPPAHPHHHQLPSLPTGFCSSLAQGMALTSTLMATLPGTFPASPQHQEAARKFAPPGNFDKAEGIPPDGGGDDGKAFLGKDGALLPFPAADAVQASLAGALRGQGKEDPKAEEDAKGKEESFSMDSDLDYSSDDNIPGQAAHKEEDSGNALEENPQNPPNSTNTTSTGKNRRRRTAFTSEQLLELEKEFHCKKYLSLTERSQIAHALKLSEVQVKIWFQNRRAKWKRVKAGNANSKTGEPSRNPKIVVPIPVHVSRFAIRSQHQQLEQARP; encoded by the exons ATGAGCGCGGCTTTCCAGCCCTCGCTGATGATGATGCAGCGCCCGCTGGGAAGCAGCACGGCCTTCAGCATCGACTCGCTCATCGGCagccccccgccgcccgcccccgGCCACTTCGTCTACACCGGCTACCCCATGTTCATGCCCTACCGGCCCGTGGTGCTaccgccgccccccccgccgcccccggcGCTACCGCAGGGCGCCCTCCAGCCGGCGCTGCCCCCCGCGCATCCCCACCATCACCAGCTCCCCAGCCTGCCCACGGGTttctgctccagcctggcccaGGGCATGGCCCTCACCTCCACCCTCATGGCCACGCTGCCCGGCACCTTCCCCGCCTCTCCTCAGCACCAAGAGGCCGCCAGGAAGTTCGCACCCCCGGGGAACTTCGATAAAGCCGAGGGGATCCCCCCGGACGGCGGCGGAGACGATGGCAAAGCCTTCCTGGGGAAGGACGGAGCCCTCCTGCCCTTCCCCGCCGCCGACGCCGTCCAGGCCTCCCTCG CCGGGGCTCTCCGGGGCCAGGGGAAGGAGGACCCCAAAGCAGAAGAGGATGCAAAAGGCAAGGAGGAAAGTTTCTCCATGGACAGCGATCTAGACTATAGCTCGGACGACAACATCCCCGGCCAGGCGGCTCACAAGGAAGAGGACTCTGGTAACGCGCTGGAGGagaacccccaaaacccccccaatTCCACCAACACCACATCCACGGGCAAAAACCGGCGGAGGCGGACAGCCTTCACCAGcgagcagctgctggagctggagaaggagttTCACTGCAAAAAGTACTTGTCCCTGACGGAGAGGTCCCAGATCGCTCACGCCCTCAAACTCAGCGAGGTGCAGGTGAAAATCTGGTTCCAGAACAGACGGGCTAAATGGAAACGGGTCAAGGCGGGCAACGCCAACTCCAAGACAGGGGAGCCCTCCCGAAACCCTAAGATCGTGGTCCCCATCCCGGTGCACGTCAGCAGGTTTGCGATCAGGAGTCAGCATCAGCAGCTGGAACAAGCCCGACCCTGA